In Haemorhous mexicanus isolate bHaeMex1 chromosome 21, bHaeMex1.pri, whole genome shotgun sequence, the following proteins share a genomic window:
- the NELFB gene encoding negative elongation factor B has translation MYAGLQELGVANGEDLKETLTNCTEPLKAIEQFQTENGVLLPSLQYALPFLDLHGTPRLEFHQSVFDELREKLLERVSAIALEGKVEERYKKLEDLLEKSFSLVKMPSIQPVVMCVMKHLPKVPEKKLKLVMADKDLYKACAVEVKRQIWQDNQALFGDEVSPLLKQYILEKENILFSNDISFLQNFFSPSPKTRRQGEVVQKLTQMIGKNVKLYDMVLQFLRTLFLRTRNVHYCTLRAELLMSLHDLEISEICTVDPCHKFTWCLDACIREKFVDNKRARELQGFLDGVKKGQEQVLGDLSMILCDPFAINTLALSTIRHLQDLVGQDTLPRESPDLLLLLRMLSLGQGAWDMIDSQVFKEPKMEAELITRFLPLLMSFVVDDHTFTVDQKLPSEEKGPIPYPSAIPEAFTKFLQENRIACEIGLYYILHITKQRNKNAFLRLLPALVETFSDLVFSDIFLHLLTGNLTLLSDEFALEEFCTSLFDGFFLTACSRKENVHRHVLRLLLHLHHKVAPAKLESLQKALEPTKQSGEAVKELYNQLSEKLELRKPSPAEVTETPSMELPLPKVPTPASR, from the exons ATGTACgcggggctgcaggagctgggagtggcCAACGGCGAGGATCTCAAGGAGACCCTCACGAACTGCACGGAGCCGCTGAAGGCCATCGAGCAGTTCCAG ACGGAGAACGGGGTGCTGCTGCCCTCGCTGCAGTATGCCCTGCCCTTCCTGGACTTGCACGGCACCCCCCGGCTCGAGTTCCACCAGTCCGTGTTCGATGAGCTgcgggagaagctgctggagagagtctCTGCCATCGCTTTGGAGGGGAAGGTCGAGGAGAG ATACAAGAAGCTGGAAGATCTCCTAGAGAAGAGCTTTTCCCTGGTCAAGATGCCCTCGATACAGCCTGTGGTCATGTGTGTCATGAAGCACTTGCCCAAG GTCCCTGAGAAGAAGCTGAAGCTGGTGATGGCTGATAAGGACCTGTACAAGGCCTGTGCTGTGGAGGTGAAGAGACAGATCTGGCAGGACAACCAGGCTCTCTTTGGGGATGAGGTGTCACCCCTGCTGAAGCAATACATCCTGGAGAAGGAGAACATTCTCTTCAGCAACGATATTTCCTTCCTGCAAAATTTCTTCAGTCCATCTCCCAAAACAAGACGTCAAGGAGAG GTGGTGCAGAAGCTGACGCAGATGATCGGGAAGAACGTGAAGCTCTATGACATGGTGCTGCAGTTCCTCAGGACGCTCTTCCTGCGCACCAGGAACGTCCACTACTGCACGCTCCGGGCAGAGCTCCTCATGTCACTGCATGATCTGGAGATCAGTGAGATCTGCACTGTTGATCCCTGCCACAAG TTCACCTGGTGCCTCGACGCCTGCATTCGGGAGAAGTTCGTGGACAACAAGAGAGCTCGGGAATTGCAAGGATTCCTGGATGGGGTGAAGAAAGGACAAGAACAAGTGTTGGG GGACTTATCAATGATCCTGTGCGATCCCTTTGCCATTAACACCTTAGCCTTGAGCACCATAAGGCACCTGCAAGACCTGGTTGGGCAGGACACCTTACCCAGG GAAAGCCcggatctgctgctgctccttagGATGCTGTCTTTGGGACAGGGGGCCTGGGACATGATTGACAGCCAAGTCTTCAAGGAACCAAAAATG GAAGCCGAGCTGATCACCAGGTTCCTGCCCCTGCTGATGTCCTTTGTGGTGGATGACCACACCTTCACTGTGGATCAGAAGCTGCCCTCGGAGGAGAAGGGACCAATCCCCTACCCCAGCGCCATTCCCGAGGCTTTCACCAA GTTCCTGCAGGAGAACAGAATAGCTTGTGAGATTGGGCTGTATTACATCCTTCACATCACCAAACAGAGGAACAAGAATGCTTTTCTGAggctcctgccagcactgg TTGAGACATTCAGTGACTTGGTCTTCAGTGACATTTTCCTGCACCTGCTCACTGGTAACCTCACCCTGCTCAGTGATGAGTTTGCACTCGAGGAGTTCTGCACCAGTCTCTTTGATGGCTTCTTCctcactgcctgctccag GAAGGAGAACGTGCACAGACAtgtgctcaggctgctgctgcatctgcaTCACAAAGTGGCCCCAGCCAAACTGGAGTCTCTCCAGAAAGCTTTGGAGCCCACCAAGCAG AGTGGGGAAGCTGTGAAGGAGCTTTACAACCAGCTCAGCGAGAAACTGGAGCTGCGCAAGCCCAGCCCGGCTGAAGTGACTGAGACTCCCTCcatggagctgcccctgcccaaggtgcccaccccagcctcacgctga
- the LOC132337061 gene encoding ectonucleoside triphosphate diphosphohydrolase 2-like isoform X1, giving the protein MEGKAEQPDTSQPGPRYLWSLWLGAGLNSEPGPGHAFLLFLKVVEAAGLLLRCFLFGERRTLFMSWRELLPPWLVILAGLTGIVLLCVSTKDVPLAPLRTKYGIVLDAGPSRTILFIYQWTTTKANKTGVIRGCSSCPVQGPGVSSYSDSPQKAGKSLEPCLNWAQKEIPAEQHSQTPLYLGATASMRQLNLTHPILSDSLLAALTGTLKSSPFRFQGAQILSSPEEEAFNWVAVNYILENFFKYDWQGQLVPSRKGMAGVLSVGRTSAMLTSELEKEKQAPEEGVRLQLYGKTHRVHTHQCPCHSMEQLRSRLLSVLIQDQRSAKTVSNPCWPLTYSQEVQWQSVHAGPCAASDDTQDIPGPKEVFNITGSSNLTACMNLVQSLLNSSSSCSFFKHSLSSGLKPLQTRLLVVSEAMDFLRGAAPSPDLGQAVQRLCGMSVKELMRESQASLDTLVDYCTVSAFIFHLSTRGYTLDFDWPAWTAFQKMGDRSSGWTLGYLLSLTSTIPQDSPSFLKGIEPGVWSLLLILFVVLLMGSFLRISYRVMAKESSSSHRNSSVFDD; this is encoded by the exons atggaagggaaagcagagcagcctgACACATCACAGCCAGGCCCACGCTACCTGTGGTCCCTGTGGCTTGGGGCTGGGCTGAACTCTGAGCCTGGCCCCGGCCACGCCTTTCTGCTCTTTTTAAAGGTTGTAGAAGCAGCCGGTTTGCTGCTGCGCTGCTTCCTCTTCGGGGAGAGGAGAACACTCTTCATGTCTTGGCGTGAGCTGCTGCCCCCCTGGCTGGTGATCCTAGCGGGACTGACGGGCATCGTGCTGCTCTGTGTCTCCACCAAAGATGTGCCCCTGGCCCCACTCAGGACCAAG TATGGCATTGTTCTGGATGCTGGCCCATCCCGCACCATCCTCTTCATCTACCAGTGGACAACCACCAAGGCAAACAAGACTGGGGTGATCAGAGGATGCAGTTCCTGTCCTGTGCAAG GTCCAGGAGTCTCCAGCTACTCAGATTCTCCTCAGAAAGCTGGGAAGAGTTTGGAGCCATGTTTGAACTGGGCCCAGAAGGagatcccagcagagcagcacagccaaacCCCCCTGTACTTGGGAGCCACTGCCAGCATGAGGCAGCTGAA CCTCACCCATCCCATCCTCTCTGACAGTCTCCTTGCAGCTCTGACTGGCACCCTGAAGTCATCCCCCTTCAGATTTCAAGGGGCACAGATCCTGTCCAGCCCAGAGGAAGAAGCATTCAATTGGGTTGCTGTTAACTACATCCTGGAGAACTTCTTCAAG TATGACTGGCAAGGACAGTTGGTCCCCTCCAGGAAGGGGATGGCAGGAGTCCTGTCTGTGGGAAGAACCTCAGCAATGCTCACTTCCgagctggaaaaagagaagcagGCCCCAGAGGAGGGAGTGAGGCTGCAGCTCTATGGGAAGACACACAGGGTACACACCCACCAGTGCCCCTGCCACAGCATGGAGCAGCTCCGCAGcaggctgctctctgtgctcatCCAG GATCAGAGAAGTGCTAAAACCGTGTCCAATCCCTGCTGGCCCCTCACCTACTCCCAGGAGGTGCAGTGGCAATCGGTGCATGCTGGGCCTTGTGCTGCCAGTGATGACACACAGGACATCCCTGGCCCCAAGGAGGTCTTCAACATCACGGGCTCCAGCAATCTCACAGCCTGCATGAACCTCGTGCAAAGCCTGCTCAActcttcctcttcctgcagCTTCTTCAAGCATTCCCTCAGCAGTGGTCTCAAGCCCCTTCAGACCAGGCTTCTG gtGGTTTCTGAGGCCATGGACTTCCTGAGAGGAGCTGCACCTTCTCCTGACTTGGGTCAGGCTGTCCAGAGGCTGTGTGGGATGTCTGTCAAAGAG CTGATGAGGGAGTCCCAGGCAAGCCTGGATACACTTGTTGATTATTGCACTGTGTCTGCATTCATCTTCCATCTCAGTACAAGAGGATACACACTTGACTTTGACTGGCCTGCTTGGACTGCATTCCAGAAG ATGGGTGACAGATCATCTGGCTGGACTCTTGGGTACCTGCTGAGTCTGACCAGCACCATCCCCCAGGACAGCCCAAGCTTCCTCAAGGGCATCGAGCCAGGGGTCTGGTCCTTGCTCCTGATCCTCTTCGTGGTGCTGCTCATGGGCTCCTTCCTGCGCATCTCATACCGAGTGATGGCCaaggagagcagctccagccacaggaacagcagcGTTTTCGATGACTGA
- the LOC132337061 gene encoding ectonucleoside triphosphate diphosphohydrolase 2-like isoform X2, translated as MEGKAEQPDTSQPGPRYLWSLWLGAGLNSEPGPGHAFLLFLKVVEAAGLLLRCFLFGERRTLFMSWRELLPPWLVILAGLTGIVLLCVSTKDVPLAPLRTKYGIVLDAGPSRTILFIYQWTTTKANKTGVIRGCSSCPVQGPGVSSYSDSPQKAGKSLEPCLNWAQKEIPAEQHSQTPLYLGATASMRQLNLLAALTGTLKSSPFRFQGAQILSSPEEEAFNWVAVNYILENFFKYDWQGQLVPSRKGMAGVLSVGRTSAMLTSELEKEKQAPEEGVRLQLYGKTHRVHTHQCPCHSMEQLRSRLLSVLIQDQRSAKTVSNPCWPLTYSQEVQWQSVHAGPCAASDDTQDIPGPKEVFNITGSSNLTACMNLVQSLLNSSSSCSFFKHSLSSGLKPLQTRLLVVSEAMDFLRGAAPSPDLGQAVQRLCGMSVKELMRESQASLDTLVDYCTVSAFIFHLSTRGYTLDFDWPAWTAFQKMGDRSSGWTLGYLLSLTSTIPQDSPSFLKGIEPGVWSLLLILFVVLLMGSFLRISYRVMAKESSSSHRNSSVFDD; from the exons atggaagggaaagcagagcagcctgACACATCACAGCCAGGCCCACGCTACCTGTGGTCCCTGTGGCTTGGGGCTGGGCTGAACTCTGAGCCTGGCCCCGGCCACGCCTTTCTGCTCTTTTTAAAGGTTGTAGAAGCAGCCGGTTTGCTGCTGCGCTGCTTCCTCTTCGGGGAGAGGAGAACACTCTTCATGTCTTGGCGTGAGCTGCTGCCCCCCTGGCTGGTGATCCTAGCGGGACTGACGGGCATCGTGCTGCTCTGTGTCTCCACCAAAGATGTGCCCCTGGCCCCACTCAGGACCAAG TATGGCATTGTTCTGGATGCTGGCCCATCCCGCACCATCCTCTTCATCTACCAGTGGACAACCACCAAGGCAAACAAGACTGGGGTGATCAGAGGATGCAGTTCCTGTCCTGTGCAAG GTCCAGGAGTCTCCAGCTACTCAGATTCTCCTCAGAAAGCTGGGAAGAGTTTGGAGCCATGTTTGAACTGGGCCCAGAAGGagatcccagcagagcagcacagccaaacCCCCCTGTACTTGGGAGCCACTGCCAGCATGAGGCAGCTGAA TCTCCTTGCAGCTCTGACTGGCACCCTGAAGTCATCCCCCTTCAGATTTCAAGGGGCACAGATCCTGTCCAGCCCAGAGGAAGAAGCATTCAATTGGGTTGCTGTTAACTACATCCTGGAGAACTTCTTCAAG TATGACTGGCAAGGACAGTTGGTCCCCTCCAGGAAGGGGATGGCAGGAGTCCTGTCTGTGGGAAGAACCTCAGCAATGCTCACTTCCgagctggaaaaagagaagcagGCCCCAGAGGAGGGAGTGAGGCTGCAGCTCTATGGGAAGACACACAGGGTACACACCCACCAGTGCCCCTGCCACAGCATGGAGCAGCTCCGCAGcaggctgctctctgtgctcatCCAG GATCAGAGAAGTGCTAAAACCGTGTCCAATCCCTGCTGGCCCCTCACCTACTCCCAGGAGGTGCAGTGGCAATCGGTGCATGCTGGGCCTTGTGCTGCCAGTGATGACACACAGGACATCCCTGGCCCCAAGGAGGTCTTCAACATCACGGGCTCCAGCAATCTCACAGCCTGCATGAACCTCGTGCAAAGCCTGCTCAActcttcctcttcctgcagCTTCTTCAAGCATTCCCTCAGCAGTGGTCTCAAGCCCCTTCAGACCAGGCTTCTG gtGGTTTCTGAGGCCATGGACTTCCTGAGAGGAGCTGCACCTTCTCCTGACTTGGGTCAGGCTGTCCAGAGGCTGTGTGGGATGTCTGTCAAAGAG CTGATGAGGGAGTCCCAGGCAAGCCTGGATACACTTGTTGATTATTGCACTGTGTCTGCATTCATCTTCCATCTCAGTACAAGAGGATACACACTTGACTTTGACTGGCCTGCTTGGACTGCATTCCAGAAG ATGGGTGACAGATCATCTGGCTGGACTCTTGGGTACCTGCTGAGTCTGACCAGCACCATCCCCCAGGACAGCCCAAGCTTCCTCAAGGGCATCGAGCCAGGGGTCTGGTCCTTGCTCCTGATCCTCTTCGTGGTGCTGCTCATGGGCTCCTTCCTGCGCATCTCATACCGAGTGATGGCCaaggagagcagctccagccacaggaacagcagcGTTTTCGATGACTGA